The following coding sequences are from one Streptomyces sp. V3I7 window:
- a CDS encoding GTPase domain-containing protein, whose protein sequence is MLAVDEHHRPQMVLTGQYSSGKSTLIEALTDGKYQVPRGSAVTTDRVEVFNWDGMVDLVDTPGVQAGRPEHDERAEEALRSADLVLFTVTVDLFDDRLVEHLRHVTEDLRKAPQLLVVLTKCRSLRAAEGVREAEVREAGSGLPKEPAISQSPSSHATDQPAAVSPSTTSA, encoded by the coding sequence ATGCTGGCAGTGGATGAACACCATCGTCCCCAGATGGTCCTCACCGGGCAGTACAGCAGCGGCAAGTCGACCTTGATCGAGGCACTCACGGATGGCAAGTATCAGGTTCCGAGGGGCTCGGCGGTCACGACGGACAGGGTCGAGGTCTTCAACTGGGACGGCATGGTCGACCTGGTCGACACCCCGGGCGTGCAGGCGGGCCGGCCGGAGCACGACGAACGCGCGGAGGAGGCTCTGCGCTCCGCAGATCTTGTGTTGTTCACCGTCACTGTTGACTTGTTCGATGATCGCTTGGTCGAACACCTGCGGCACGTCACCGAGGATCTGCGAAAGGCGCCGCAGTTGCTTGTGGTGCTCACCAAGTGCCGCAGCCTTCGCGCGGCCGAAGGAGTGCGGGAGGCCGAGGTCCGTGAAGCCGGAAGCGGATTGCCGAAGGAGCCCGCGATCTCCCAGAGCCCGTCCTCGCACGCGACCGACCAGCCGGCCGCGGTGAGCCCCTCGACCACCTCCGCGTAG
- a CDS encoding GTPase encodes MEVTDAPPVGAPMRIVLMGRTMAGKSTLLAALTGGSVERIGDGRQRYSRDVFAAPAVDLHDVEIVDTPGVGARDGMDDVAQAMAEVPGADLVLWVASNDSFQEETAQELRAVASRGKPVVVALNCRKPLVDDLDHEEFLEDPDSVFAEHEGHFKMIRSHLSAAAVRPVAEVMLHAEAARQARADGDYGADLWEASRLSALLAVLEQESRKRRTARRVLREADEVRSQAQALSEALAAVERETREIVDVGRRMREDQERRTVRLVDACMQRMEDDVVRLVGRRQGWPQNVTDFGPQIVEQWDTEQAALVAELDERLEARLSNLARAIEEASVAVEHEWTTAVRPHLKVSGMRDFRGLWKQKAAGVAVGAGGALASMALGAYVRSLAGPAGTVVGAVVMSLGSFLVTPVRKKVQSLFTSRAEILEANRDLLRTEISKVLNELEAQVLVEVSGTIARVLETLTNSHVRRAEAEAAALVVADLLASQQQVIDSAVSTLDHETVRCLLRVDGRPRLAASVGKVTRLPGVCILVEVPDEALADTRLFPPSSPEFLAFGRTPSPDLPGASAMSYVLGLTEGVPAFIRCSPDGTIVTTTAPAPNQVLAAWSATLSDHLGTPVKIVRPSAPRSVPT; translated from the coding sequence GTGGAGGTCACCGACGCACCGCCAGTCGGCGCGCCGATGAGGATCGTCCTGATGGGGCGGACGATGGCCGGCAAGAGTACCCTCCTTGCGGCGCTCACCGGCGGGTCTGTGGAGCGGATTGGGGACGGCCGGCAGCGGTACTCGCGAGACGTCTTCGCGGCCCCGGCGGTGGACCTGCACGACGTTGAGATCGTCGACACTCCTGGAGTGGGTGCCAGGGACGGTATGGATGACGTCGCCCAAGCGATGGCTGAGGTCCCCGGTGCCGACCTCGTGCTGTGGGTTGCGAGCAACGATTCCTTTCAGGAGGAGACTGCACAGGAGCTACGTGCCGTGGCATCGCGCGGTAAGCCTGTCGTTGTGGCATTGAACTGCCGCAAACCACTCGTGGACGATCTGGACCACGAGGAGTTCCTGGAGGACCCGGATTCAGTCTTCGCCGAGCACGAGGGTCACTTCAAGATGATCCGTTCCCATCTATCCGCTGCCGCCGTACGCCCCGTCGCCGAGGTAATGCTCCATGCCGAGGCCGCCCGCCAGGCGCGGGCGGACGGCGACTACGGTGCCGACCTTTGGGAAGCGAGCCGCCTTAGCGCCCTGCTCGCCGTCCTGGAACAGGAAAGCCGCAAGCGCCGCACCGCCCGGCGGGTACTGCGCGAGGCCGACGAGGTTCGCTCGCAGGCACAGGCGTTGAGCGAAGCTCTCGCCGCTGTGGAGCGGGAGACCCGAGAGATCGTCGATGTCGGCCGGAGGATGCGCGAAGACCAGGAACGACGGACCGTACGCCTGGTCGACGCCTGCATGCAGAGGATGGAGGACGACGTTGTTCGCCTGGTCGGCCGACGGCAGGGGTGGCCCCAGAACGTCACTGACTTCGGCCCGCAGATCGTCGAGCAATGGGACACGGAACAGGCCGCTTTGGTCGCCGAACTCGACGAGAGGCTGGAAGCACGGCTCAGCAACCTCGCGCGAGCGATCGAGGAAGCGTCTGTCGCCGTCGAGCACGAATGGACGACGGCTGTCCGCCCGCACCTTAAGGTCAGCGGAATGCGTGACTTCAGGGGGCTGTGGAAGCAGAAAGCAGCCGGGGTTGCGGTTGGGGCAGGCGGAGCGCTCGCCTCCATGGCGCTTGGCGCGTATGTGCGTTCTTTGGCAGGTCCAGCCGGCACAGTCGTCGGCGCCGTCGTCATGAGCCTCGGTTCGTTCCTCGTCACTCCGGTGCGCAAGAAGGTCCAGTCACTTTTCACGAGCAGAGCGGAAATCTTGGAGGCGAACCGCGATCTGCTGCGGACCGAGATCAGCAAGGTCCTCAATGAGCTGGAGGCCCAGGTGCTGGTCGAGGTGTCTGGGACCATCGCGCGGGTTCTGGAGACACTCACCAATTCCCACGTGCGACGCGCAGAGGCCGAGGCCGCCGCGTTGGTCGTGGCCGACCTTCTGGCTAGTCAGCAGCAGGTGATTGACTCCGCGGTCTCCACCCTCGACCACGAGACGGTCCGCTGCCTGCTGCGCGTAGACGGCCGGCCTCGCCTAGCTGCGTCCGTTGGGAAGGTGACCCGGCTTCCCGGGGTCTGCATCTTGGTTGAGGTGCCTGATGAGGCTCTAGCAGATACACGGCTGTTCCCGCCGTCCTCGCCCGAATTCCTGGCCTTCGGGCGCACACCGTCACCTGACCTGCCGGGCGCGTCCGCGATGTCATACGTCCTCGGCCTGACCGAAGGGGTACCGGCCTTCATTCGCTGTAGCCCCGACGGCACCATCGTTACCACCACTGCTCCAGCGCCAAACCAGGTACTGGCGGCATGGTCCGCAACCCTGTCTGACCACCTGGGCACCCCGGTGAAGATTGTCCGACCAAGCGCACCCAGGAGCGTGCCAACGTGA
- a CDS encoding RHS repeat-associated core domain-containing protein produces MRYTAHHPIGGQLEEAHWNAEDRLTEVKVPDGTRWRYAYDPIGRRVAKHHLAADGTTETTDFAWDGTRLAERSDTTGHITTWDYEVGGHRPLTQTTRMCRSYASDARADFSSPSEQLRNGQADFDAEFHAIITDLVGAPTELVTPPGMIAWRRAQSLWGSTLRERSDGIDYPLRFPGQYEDHETGLFYNNQRYYDPQGGRYISPDPLGLNAGENPFAYPSSPLVSSDPLGLAKCPEERAQKAADKIIDHAEQGKIRKATNYHPHFGDDRVLEILKDPDAVYLSEGGRGNLIFRQGEDIVVAKGAGAGAGDVITGYGPSGVKGDSGADALGGSPSDPGPPVTHDDIVNGKIPGTGGTTMPPAKQIR; encoded by the coding sequence TTGCGCTACACGGCCCATCACCCGATCGGTGGCCAACTCGAAGAGGCTCACTGGAACGCCGAGGACCGCCTCACCGAGGTGAAGGTCCCCGACGGAACACGCTGGCGCTACGCCTACGACCCAATCGGACGGCGCGTGGCCAAGCACCACCTGGCGGCCGACGGCACTACCGAAACGACCGACTTCGCATGGGACGGCACGCGCCTCGCTGAACGCTCCGATACAACCGGGCACATCACTACGTGGGATTACGAGGTCGGCGGTCACCGACCGCTGACCCAGACCACGCGAATGTGCCGCTCGTACGCCAGCGACGCTCGTGCCGACTTCTCTTCACCCTCCGAGCAACTTCGCAACGGACAAGCGGATTTCGACGCCGAGTTCCACGCGATCATCACCGATCTCGTGGGCGCACCCACAGAGCTCGTCACTCCTCCCGGAATGATCGCCTGGAGACGCGCTCAATCCCTCTGGGGTTCCACTCTCCGGGAGCGAAGCGACGGAATCGACTACCCCCTTAGATTCCCGGGCCAATACGAAGACCATGAGACCGGCCTCTTCTACAACAACCAGCGCTACTACGACCCCCAAGGCGGGCGATACATCTCTCCGGATCCCCTCGGCCTCAACGCGGGTGAAAACCCCTTCGCTTATCCATCCTCCCCCCTCGTGTCGTCGGACCCGCTGGGCCTTGCGAAGTGTCCCGAAGAGCGGGCACAGAAAGCAGCCGACAAGATTATCGACCATGCCGAACAGGGGAAGATACGGAAGGCGACCAACTACCACCCGCACTTCGGAGATGATCGGGTCCTCGAGATTCTGAAGGACCCCGATGCTGTGTACCTGTCCGAAGGAGGCAGGGGTAACCTGATCTTCCGGCAGGGTGAGGACATCGTCGTGGCCAAGGGTGCCGGCGCAGGTGCGGGCGACGTCATCACCGGATACGGACCATCCGGCGTCAAGGGCGACAGCGGAGCAGACGCGCTCGGCGGCTCTCCCTCAGACCCTGGACCACCGGTCACACACGACGACATCGTCAACGGCAAGATCCCGGGAACAGGCGGCACAACCATGCCTCCTGCCAAGCAGATTCGTTGA